The genome window CACGTTTAAAGATGGAAATACAGAGTAATTTCAGTTATATATTCTAATTTTATCTTTAGATTAACAATATATAGCTCAAAAACCTTGATATTTATCAGTACGTAGATTCTTTTATGATAAAAACTCAAACTAATTTGTAACAATACGTAATATATTATTTCAGCAATTAATCTTCTGATATATCTTGCACACAAAAACAAGCTTATTCTTACATTAATAAGAGTAAGAATAAAACTGGGCTTATTATTTGCTTTTTTACTAGGCTAACAACACATAAACTCGCATTTTTCGTCTAATCAATTTTTTTCTTAATATACTAAAATTTCAATTATTTTTATAGAGCGTCATCAATTTATGATTGCTGAATCGAATTAATAAAATAAAATCAAGAAATATTCTAAATTGTGTTGAATATATAAAAAATTATAACAATGATAATAACTGATCAAAAAACGCACACTTTACTATTAAACCAATACTCTCTGCTTAATTTATATTAGTTATTATCTGATCTGATAATGCTAAAAAACACTTATAGTGAATATCCTTTGTTCTCATACACTTTTTATCCCTAATCTAATATGAGTAACAAAGCCCATCTAAATATGACTAATAAGGAAATAAAATGTCTACTGATAACATTTACACTACAAATGCTCAACGCCCATGTATTGTGTTATGTACGACCAATAACCATGAAAGTGCAATTAAAATAACCCAACATTTGTTAGCTAATCGTTTAGCTGCATGTGTTTCTCTACTCCCAGAAATAACATCAGTTTATCTATGGCATGGTAATATCACACAAGATAAGGAGATCTTACTATTGATCAAAACGACTCAAGGAAATCAACTCGATTTGTTTAATGAGATAAAAAAAATACACCCATATGAAACCCCAGAGCTCATTCGCTTAGACCCAAGCCAAATTGAAGATAATTATCTACAATGGCTGATTAACTCTATTAAATAGTAGATGTTCACCTAAATTGAATAACTAAAACGCTATAAATTGTGAGCAAATGTCGTTTTTGTATAAATTAATTCAACTGGTCGGCTATGGTTTACCGTAAATTAGTGCTATATAAATAGACTCGCTTTATATTTATTTTCCCTCCTCAAATATTTGGAGGTTTTTTTTGTCTAAAGTTGACTAGTGTATATTCCTTAAACTCGAAAAAAATCATAAAAAGCACAATTTATAAACAACATCGCTCACTGTTTTATTTAAATTATCATAAAAATTAATCTATTAAAGCCATATAAAGAATTCTATATTACCTTAGGCTAATATAAACCTAAGGTAATAATCACGAAATTAACTAAAATATTGCTTCCACACCAAGTCTAAACGTTCTTCCTGGGATAGGCATATAAATCACAGTTCCTGGGTCAAATGCATAGCGATTAGTGAAGTTATCAATGTTAAAATTCACATGAATATTTTTCGAAACATGATATTTGCCTAACAAATCGAATGTAGTGGTTGAATATAGCTTAGTTACTGGGGCCGCAGCGGTTCCCACTAGCCACTCATGAGGGTAGTCTTTGCCTGAGTTATAACGAACTCGCAAACCTGTTTGTAGTTTTTGATCAAACATTTTCACCCCAACAATACCGGTCACAACCTTTTTCGGTGGAATACGTGAAGGCGATAACCCCCAAGCAAACCCAACTGAATTACATGCCGTTGGAAGGCGACCTAACTCCATTTCGTCTCGTGAACATAACTCAGAATTGTTATAAAAAGTCGCATCGAAGGAACCAAATGTATAATTAGAATCGTATTTCAGTTCAATTTCATAACCTGAGAGTTTAAAGCTGTCATAGTTTTTCATTACGATATAAGGGTGATATACCCCCGTTGGGTTCACTCCTTGAGAGAGATAACCCTTTATATCATTATTAAAATAAGCCACACGTAATTTAGCATTATCTTCATCAAATATAAGGTTTTCTTTTTCTACATTCATTCCAACTTCAAATGATTTAGCATGTTCTGGTTTTAATGGAACATCTGGAGAATAAGAGTAGGTTTGCCCTGATGCTGTGGTCTCGAATAAACTCGGTTCTCTATAGCTATCAGAATATTTGGTATAAATATCAAATTCGTCAGTCAAATGAAAACGTAGCTCACCCATTAAATCATTTTTCGGGCCGTAGCTAATACTTTTACCTAAAACATGATCATCAGCATCGAAAGCGTGAATACGCCACCCAACTAAAGTACTCACCCATTCCCCTTTGTATGCCATATTGGTAAAGGCCGATTTATTCGTTCCTTTAGCATTACGCGTTACAGGATCTAACTCCTCACCAGGTATGGTTCCTTCTGGCGTCCAAATCGGTTGATAGGTTTTAGTCAATGGCTTTGATTTTTGTTGCATATACTCCACACCATAAGTGATATCGATAGGATAATCTGCAAACTCAGAGGTATTTTCTAAGTTAAAGCCCATTCGTTCATCGGTATAGCGATGCTGATATTGATTACCGTAGTGCGCGGTAACATCATCCGTTGTGCCATTACGTTGTTTAAATTTACCTTTTGTCCACCAAAGGCCTAAATTCATGTCTATCCATAATGAATCGGGTTTATAAGAATAGTTTAAAGAGGCAGTATCAATATCTGCGCTACCTAATGACCACTGCGGCATTTTCCCATCGAATTGGTACCAATACGCCGCTAAAACCTCTCCTGCTTTTTGTTCATGATGTCGGTAATTTAATTCAATACTTGAGTATGGGTTAAGATAAATATTAGTTTTTAATAATGTTGACTGACTTTCATAGCTGGTATTAACGACTTCTTGCCCAGGTTTAATAGGAGCATCTGTATTTTCGTATTTATGATAACCATTTTTACCGGCAAAGAAGTTCCCTTGTTTTCTATCACTATGAGCCAACAAAATGTCAAATTTATCATTTCGATATGCAACCCCAGTCGTGATAGAGCCATTATTAAAATGTGAATTCTTAACACCGTTTGAAACACGATACCCAGACTCGCCTTTTTCATCTGAAGCGATAGTCGGGCGTCGGTTATTATTGTAAATATTCCCCTTAAATAAGAAACCAAATTGGTCACCTTGGGGAATAATGTTATTTGCTGATAATGTTTTTAATTTAACCGTACCTCCGATGGCTCCTCCTGAGAATTTACTCATCGATGCCCCTTTTTCGATCTCAATTGTATCGATTAAATCCATATCCACATAAGTTCTATCTGTACTTCCTTGGTAACCACGCCAAGTGTTGGTTGATTGCAAACTGCCATCAATGATAATGGGGACTCGCCCGTTTCCTTGTAATCCTCGAATACCGATATCCAGTGCACCGGCTTCATTTCGTGCATTATTAACTTGCAATGAAGTTTCATTGGCAAATATATCTGAATTGGTCGTTCCTCTTACGGTAGAAATATCATTGGCGTCTATTTGCTTGCTATTTGACTTTATTTTGCTGGCTGTGACGAGAAGTTTATCTTTTTGAGTTGAGGTATTGGTTTGATTCGCTAATGCTGTGCTTGAAGAACATATAATAATTAAGCTAATTATGTTTTTATTTTGAAATATCATTTAAGTAATGCCTTCATTAATTAATGATGATTAGATAGACGTGAAGAAATAGCGTATAAAAGATGCGAGGATACATTTTTTATACTTTTCCATTTATGCATTTAAAGTAAATTTAAGTGCTATGCCATAGATGTAACTAGTTCGAAAAACCTTATTTATTGAATGGTTACGTACTCATTTCCCTTGTGAATATTATTAAGCCTTGGAATATACACCAATGATAATAATGATCAAGATCATAATAAATATCATTTGCATTATCATTAGTGTTATTGGTGTTAATTGACTTACCTTTATTCTTTAATCACATAAAAAAAGCGACTGATATGAATATCAATCGCTTTGTATTTAAAAATTGAGTGAATAAACTAATCTCGTAATGGCTGTTTTCTCACTGGCCTATCACCTGCAACATAATAATCTGCATCACTTGTAGGTAATGGAGGACGGTTTCGAATTTTATCGGCAATTTTCTCCGCGATCATGATGGTCGTTGCATTTAAATTCCCCGTAATAATCAACGGCATAATCGATGCATCGATAACCCGTAAATTTTCAATACCGTGAACTCGCCCTGCGCCATCAACTACCGCCATATCATCATGACCCATTTTACAGGTTCCGCATGGGTGAAAAGCGGTTTCTGCTCTCTCGCGGACAAATGCGTCTAGCTCTTCATCCGTACTAATCTGTTTTCCAGGGCTTATTTCCTCTCCGCGATATGGGTCAAGTGCAGGCTGAGCCATAATTTCACGGGTAATACGAATAGCAGCACGGAACTCTTCCCAATCCTGTTCCGATGACATGTAATTAAACAAAATGCTCGGATGTTGCCTTGGGTCTAAAGATTTTAAGCGAACACGACCTCGACTAGGCGAGCGCATTGAGCCCACATGAGCTTGAAAACCATGCTGATTGACTGCATTACTACCATTGTAGTTAATCGCCACAGGCAAAAAGTGGAATTGAATATTTGGCCATGCAAATTTTTCACTGGTACGAATAAATCCACCGGCTTCAAATTGGTTACTTGCCCCAATTCCAGTGCCTTGAAATAGCCATTCAGCACCGATTTTGGGCTGATTAATCCATTTTAATGCAGGATATAATGAAACAGGCTGTTTGCATTCATACTGCAAATACATTTCAAGGTGATCTTGCAGGTTTTGCCCAACACCGGGTAAAACATGGACAGGCGAAATATTAAATTCAGCTAAAACATCTTCAGGCCCCACGCCAGAGCGCTGCAAGATTTGCGGTGATGCTATCGCCCCAGCGCACAATAATACTTCTTTACGGGCTTTCACCACCGTAGGTACCGTGCTCTGGCCTTGGTAATACTTCACACCAACCGCTTTTTTCCCTTCAAACTCAATGGTATCTGTTGTCGCATGTGTCACAATGGTGATATTTCTTCGCCTTTTCGCTTGGTCCAAATACCCTCTTGCGGTGCTAGCACGTCGCCCTTGTGGTGTGACTGTGCGATCCATCGGACCAAACCCTTCCTGCTGAACCCCATTTAAATCATCTGTTTGCGGATATCCTGCTTGTACACCAGCTTCAACCATCGCATGGAATAACACATTATTGCCATTCTTCGGTGTGGTCACACTAACGGGGCCATCTCCACCGTGGTAATCATTAGGGCCAATATCACGTGTTTCCGCTTTTCTAAAATAAGGTAAACAATCAAGATAACGCCAGTCTTCTAACCCGGGCGCCTCTGCCCAACCGTCAAAGTCTAGAGCATTCCCTCGGATGTAACACATCCCATTAATCAATGATGAGCCACCAAGCCCCTTTCCACGTCCACACTCCATGCGGCGGTTATTCATATGCGGTTCAGGGTCAGTTTCATAAGCCCAATTATAACGTCGCCCTTGTAATGGGTACGCTAATGCCGCTGGCATTTGTGTGCGAAAATCGAACCGATAATCCGGTCCACCTGCTTCAAGGAGCAGCACAGTAACATCAGGATCTTCTGTCAGGCGGGTAGCAAGAACGTTACCGGCTGAACCAGCACCGATAATAATATAGTCATAGACCATTGTTATCTCCTCTGTTTCAGTCAAATTAAAATGATGTGATTAAAATACGGATGAAAACTCCCCGAGTTCTACTTGGATAGATTTGATTTGCGTGTAATTTTGTAGCGTCATAATGCCATTTTCACGACCAACGCCGGAATGCTTATATCCGCCCACAGGCATTTGAGCAGGTGATTCACCCCATGTATTAATCCAACAAATTCCTGCTTCTAATTGATGGATAACCCGATGTGCACGCGTTAAATCTTGTGTCACGACCCCAGCTGCAAGCCCATATACGCTATTGTTTGCACGAGCAATCACTTCATCTTCTGATTGATAACTCAAAATACTCATGACAGGACCAAAAATTTCTTCCTGCGTGATCTGCATTTCATCATGGCAATCGGTGAATACCGTTGGTGCAACATACGCACCTTGCGCAAAATCACCTTCCATTAAGCGTTCACCACCACACAATAGTTTCGCGCCTTGCTGTTTACCTAACGCAATATAACGCAATACATTTTCCATATGAGCAAAGCTGACTAATGGCCCAAAGTTAGTATTTTCGTCAACAGGTGAACCTATGTTAATCCGAGCTACACGCTCAATGATCTTGTCTTCAAACTGCGATTTAAGCGATTCAGGAACAAAAACCCTTGTTCCATTGGTACACACTTGGCCTGAACTATAAAAATTCGCCATCATGGCAATATCCGCGGCTTTATCTAAGTCTGCATCATCAAAAATAATGAGAGGTGATTTACCACCTAGTTCCATCGTCACCTCTTTTAATGAAGAGGCTGACGCATTCGCCATCACTTTTTTACCCGTTGCGATCCCCCCTGTGAATGAAACTTTGGCAATATCAGGGTGCTCTGTTAACCATTGGCCCACTTCACCGCCTTGCCCAGTCACCACATTAAATACTCCTGCAGGCACGCCCGCTTCCGTATAGATTTCAGCTAACTTTAAGGCCGTTAACGAAGTGACTTCACTGGGTTTGAATACCATAGCATTACCAGCTGCCAGAGCAGGTGCAGATTTCCATAACGCGATTTGGATGGGGTAATTCCATGCGCCAATCCCTGCCACTACCCCAAGCGGTTCACGACGAGTATAGGCAAACGCGCTATCACGCAGAGGGATCTGCTGCCCTTCTAACATAGGGATTAACCCTGCATAATATTCAAGGACATCCGCCCCTGTAACGATATCTACATAACGAGTTTCAGAAAGTGGTTTCCCCGTATCAAGCGTTTCGAGGTAAGCCAGTTCGTCGTTACGTTCCCGTAAGATATCCACCGCACGGCGTAAAATACGTGAACGTTCTATTGCGGTCATTGCCGCCCATACTTTCTGGCCTTGTTTGGCGCTTTCTACCGCCCATTGGATATCTTCAAGCGTTGCAGACTGCAAATGCGCGATAGTTTCACCATTTGCAGGGTTGACTGCAGGAAATTGCCCGCATTCAGGTTGTGAACTGTCGACATAGCCACCATGAATATAAAGCTTATGTATCGGTGGATGTTGCATATTATCTCCTCTGAATTGGTCATTAGGTTCCGATAACCTCTGCACGTTTCAGTTGCATATCGATATACTCGTTGGTGATCTTGAGTGCATCCTTAACAGGAAATTGCTCATTACTCAAAGCACTCCGTAACCATAAGCCATCAATTAAAGCAGCTAGTCCCTTCGCAGCCATCCGCGCATCCGCTTTGCTTAACACTCGCCCAAACTCATAACTTAAATTTGAATACAAACGCCGGTCATTGACCTGCTGTAAACGGTTTAAATTTGGTTGATGCATACTGCTAGCCCAGAAGGCTAACCATGTTTTCATCGCCGCCTCACTGGTTTGCGTTGGGTCGAAGTTACCTTCAACAATCGCTTGAATGCGTAATTTTGGCTCCGCCCCAGCTAACATGCGTAGGCGTATTGCTACCGCAAACCCCAATTGATATTGAATATGGCGCATAGTGGCTTCAAGTAAGCCATTTTTATCACGAAAATAATGACTAATAATTCCTGTAGAAACTCCGGCTTTACGGGCAATTAACACAAAACTGGCTTCCTGCATTCCAACTTCATTAATCACTGCCAACGTGGCTTGGATTAACTGCTGTTTACGTATCGACTGCATTCCTATCTTCGGCATGGTATTTGAACCTAAAAAATACATTGATCCCTTGTATTAAACGTTTTTTTAATTGAATGTTCAATCAATATTAACTATTGTTTACAACAATTCGTTCACAATTAGCATAAAGGAGAGGATAACAAAAATCAAATCTTAGCTGATAAATCAATTAGTTAGCTTAGAAAGTAATTTTAACCTGTTAAATAAATAAAAATGTGGAACTACCAATGACAACTCAAAATAGTCCAAAAAATAAGCAGAAGGATAAATTGAATTCTGTGGTTTTTTTTACTTCCGCCGGCCTTATTCTGGCGTTTTCTTTTTTCACCATCTTGTTGACCGAAACAGCAAATCAGTGGATCGTTGCCGCCCTTGGGTGGGTATCCAAAACCTTTGGTTGGTATTACTTGTTAGCAGCGACGCTGTATATTGTTTTCGTCATTTTCGTTGCCACCTCGCGCTTTGGTAATATCAAGCTCGGCCCCGAGCAATCTAAACCTGAATTTAGCGTACTAAGTTGGTCTGCGATGCTATTCGCCGCAGGAATTGGTATCGATTTAATGTTTTTCTCTGTCGCTGAGCCGGTCACTCAATACATGCTGCCGCCAACGGGTGAAGGCGAAACCTTAGAAGCAGCTCGTCAGGCGATGGTGTGGACCCTGTTCCACTATGGCCTAACGGGCTGGTCTATGTATGCCTTAATGGGGATTGCACTGGGTTATTTCAGTTATCGTTATAACTTGCCGTTAACCATTCGCTCCGCACTTTATCCTATTTTTGGCAAACGGATTGACGGCCCGATTGGCCACACCGTGGATATTGCTGCGGTACTAGGGACGATTTTCGGTATCGCAACAACTCTGGGGATCGGTGTTGTTCAGTTAAATTATGGACTCAAAGTATTATTCGATTTACCCCAAGGGCTTCCCGTGCAAAGTGGATTGATTCTGCTGTCGGTGATTATGGCAGTGATCTCCGCTACATCAGGGGTAAATAAAGGTATTCGCGTGTTATCAGAGCTCAATGTGCTTTTGGCACTTGGCTTGATTTTATTTATCTTATTTGTCGGAGATACCGAGTTCTTACTTAATGCCTTAGTACTGAATGTAGGGGACTATATCAATCGCTTTATGGGGATGACTCTCAACAGCTTTGCCTTTGATCGCCCAACCGATTGGATGAATAGCTGGACGCTGTTTTTCTGGGCTTGGTGGGTCGCATGGTCGCCATTTGTTGGCTTATTCCTCGCGCGTATATCTCGCGGTCGAACGATTAGACAATTTGTGATTGGCACTTTAATTATTCCGTTTGTTTTCACACTATTGTGGTTATCTATTTTTGGTAATAGTGCATTGTATGAAATCATTCACGGTAATAGCGAACTTGCTAAAACCGTGCTCGACGCACCCGAAAAAGGCTTCTATTCACTACTTGAGCTTTACCCCGGCTTTGGCCTAACCGCTTCCGTCGCCACAATTACTGGGTTGTTGTTTTATGTCACCTCTGCGGACTCCGGTTCTTTGGTGTTAGGCAATTTCACCTCAAAACTCAGTGATATTAACAACGATGCGCCCAATTGGTTGCGGATTTTTTGGTCTGTCGCGATTGGTTTACTCACCTTAGGGATGTTAATGACAGATGGCGTCGCTGCGTTACAAAATACGACAGTGATCATGGGCTTACCATTTAGTTTTGTTATCTTCTTTATTATGGCAGGGCTATATAAGTCATTAAAAGTTGAGGACTTTAGACGAGTTAGTTCGTTAAATACCAATGCGCCAGCACCACTGTATGGCAATGGAACACTCAATTGGAAACAGCGTTTGGGACGAGTGATGAATTTCCCTGGAACAACGTATACCCAGCGAATGCTTGATTTAGTCTGTATTCCAGCCATGCAAGAAGTGGCAAAAGAGCTCAGTTTAAGGGGAGCAAAAGTGGAATTTAACACCTTACCACCGATTGCTGATGAGCGATTAGACCATTTAGAGTTAACGGTCGACCTTGGCGAAGAACAAAGCTTTATTTACCAAGTATGGCCTCAGCGCTATTCGGTTCCTGGTTTTACCTATCGCGCACGTTCAGGAAAATCCCATTATTACC of Providencia rettgeri contains these proteins:
- the cutA gene encoding Divalent-cation tolerance protein CutA; protein product: MSTDNIYTTNAQRPCIVLCTTNNHESAIKITQHLLANRLAACVSLLPEITSVYLWHGNITQDKEILLLIKTTQGNQLDLFNEIKKIHPYETPELIRLDPSQIEDNYLQWLINSIK
- the hxuC_3 gene encoding Heme/hemopexin utilization protein C precursor — encoded protein: MIFQNKNIISLIIICSSSTALANQTNTSTQKDKLLVTASKIKSNSKQIDANDISTVRGTTNSDIFANETSLQVNNARNEAGALDIGIRGLQGNGRVPIIIDGSLQSTNTWRGYQGSTDRTYVDMDLIDTIEIEKGASMSKFSGGAIGGTVKLKTLSANNIIPQGDQFGFLFKGNIYNNNRRPTIASDEKGESGYRVSNGVKNSHFNNGSITTGVAYRNDKFDILLAHSDRKQGNFFAGKNGYHKYENTDAPIKPGQEVVNTSYESQSTLLKTNIYLNPYSSIELNYRHHEQKAGEVLAAYWYQFDGKMPQWSLGSADIDTASLNYSYKPDSLWIDMNLGLWWTKGKFKQRNGTTDDVTAHYGNQYQHRYTDERMGFNLENTSEFADYPIDITYGVEYMQQKSKPLTKTYQPIWTPEGTIPGEELDPVTRNAKGTNKSAFTNMAYKGEWVSTLVGWRIHAFDADDHVLGKSISYGPKNDLMGELRFHLTDEFDIYTKYSDSYREPSLFETTASGQTYSYSPDVPLKPEHAKSFEVGMNVEKENLIFDEDNAKLRVAYFNNDIKGYLSQGVNPTGVYHPYIVMKNYDSFKLSGYEIELKYDSNYTFGSFDATFYNNSELCSRDEMELGRLPTACNSVGFAWGLSPSRIPPKKVVTGIVGVKMFDQKLQTGLRVRYNSGKDYPHEWLVGTAAAPVTKLYSTTTFDLLGKYHVSKNIHVNFNIDNFTNRYAFDPGTVIYMPIPGRTFRLGVEAIF
- the betA_2 gene encoding Choline dehydrogenase; protein product: MVYDYIIIGAGSAGNVLATRLTEDPDVTVLLLEAGGPDYRFDFRTQMPAALAYPLQGRRYNWAYETDPEPHMNNRRMECGRGKGLGGSSLINGMCYIRGNALDFDGWAEAPGLEDWRYLDCLPYFRKAETRDIGPNDYHGGDGPVSVTTPKNGNNVLFHAMVEAGVQAGYPQTDDLNGVQQEGFGPMDRTVTPQGRRASTARGYLDQAKRRRNITIVTHATTDTIEFEGKKAVGVKYYQGQSTVPTVVKARKEVLLCAGAIASPQILQRSGVGPEDVLAEFNISPVHVLPGVGQNLQDHLEMYLQYECKQPVSLYPALKWINQPKIGAEWLFQGTGIGASNQFEAGGFIRTSEKFAWPNIQFHFLPVAINYNGSNAVNQHGFQAHVGSMRSPSRGRVRLKSLDPRQHPSILFNYMSSEQDWEEFRAAIRITREIMAQPALDPYRGEEISPGKQISTDEELDAFVRERAETAFHPCGTCKMGHDDMAVVDGAGRVHGIENLRVIDASIMPLIITGNLNATTIMIAEKIADKIRNRPPLPTSDADYYVAGDRPVRKQPLRD
- the betB_2 gene encoding Betaine aldehyde dehydrogenase; this encodes MQHPPIHKLYIHGGYVDSSQPECGQFPAVNPANGETIAHLQSATLEDIQWAVESAKQGQKVWAAMTAIERSRILRRAVDILRERNDELAYLETLDTGKPLSETRYVDIVTGADVLEYYAGLIPMLEGQQIPLRDSAFAYTRREPLGVVAGIGAWNYPIQIALWKSAPALAAGNAMVFKPSEVTSLTALKLAEIYTEAGVPAGVFNVVTGQGGEVGQWLTEHPDIAKVSFTGGIATGKKVMANASASSLKEVTMELGGKSPLIIFDDADLDKAADIAMMANFYSSGQVCTNGTRVFVPESLKSQFEDKIIERVARINIGSPVDENTNFGPLVSFAHMENVLRYIALGKQQGAKLLCGGERLMEGDFAQGAYVAPTVFTDCHDEMQITQEEIFGPVMSILSYQSEDEVIARANNSVYGLAAGVVTQDLTRAHRVIHQLEAGICWINTWGESPAQMPVGGYKHSGVGRENGIMTLQNYTQIKSIQVELGEFSSVF
- a CDS encoding transcriptional regulator BetI, translated to MYFLGSNTMPKIGMQSIRKQQLIQATLAVINEVGMQEASFVLIARKAGVSTGIISHYFRDKNGLLEATMRHIQYQLGFAVAIRLRMLAGAEPKLRIQAIVEGNFDPTQTSEAAMKTWLAFWASSMHQPNLNRLQQVNDRRLYSNLSYEFGRVLSKADARMAAKGLAALIDGLWLRSALSNEQFPVKDALKITNEYIDMQLKRAEVIGT
- the betP_3 gene encoding Glycine betaine transporter BetP, which encodes MTTQNSPKNKQKDKLNSVVFFTSAGLILAFSFFTILLTETANQWIVAALGWVSKTFGWYYLLAATLYIVFVIFVATSRFGNIKLGPEQSKPEFSVLSWSAMLFAAGIGIDLMFFSVAEPVTQYMLPPTGEGETLEAARQAMVWTLFHYGLTGWSMYALMGIALGYFSYRYNLPLTIRSALYPIFGKRIDGPIGHTVDIAAVLGTIFGIATTLGIGVVQLNYGLKVLFDLPQGLPVQSGLILLSVIMAVISATSGVNKGIRVLSELNVLLALGLILFILFVGDTEFLLNALVLNVGDYINRFMGMTLNSFAFDRPTDWMNSWTLFFWAWWVAWSPFVGLFLARISRGRTIRQFVIGTLIIPFVFTLLWLSIFGNSALYEIIHGNSELAKTVLDAPEKGFYSLLELYPGFGLTASVATITGLLFYVTSADSGSLVLGNFTSKLSDINNDAPNWLRIFWSVAIGLLTLGMLMTDGVAALQNTTVIMGLPFSFVIFFIMAGLYKSLKVEDFRRVSSLNTNAPAPLYGNGTLNWKQRLGRVMNFPGTTYTQRMLDLVCIPAMQEVAKELSLRGAKVEFNTLPPIADERLDHLELTVDLGEEQSFIYQVWPQRYSVPGFTYRARSGKSHYYRLETFLWEGSQGNDLMDYTKEQVISDILDQYEKHMNFIHLSREAPGATLTFPESV